From the Megalops cyprinoides isolate fMegCyp1 chromosome 21, fMegCyp1.pri, whole genome shotgun sequence genome, one window contains:
- the LOC118796634 gene encoding glycogen synthase kinase-3 beta-like yields MSGSGRPRTSSFAEPPGAPGPAAAAAGSAAAGGSAAGKSGATQASGGSSSGFGNLKLSRDSGKVTTVVATPGQGPDRPQEVSYTDIKVIGNGSFGVVYQARLIDSQEMVAIKKVLQDKRFKNRELQIMRKLDHCNIVRLRYFFYSSGEKKDEVYLNLVLDYVPETVYRVARHFNKAKTTIPVIYVKVYMYQLFRSLAYIHSQGVCHRDIKPQNLLVDPETAILKLCDFGSAKQLVRGEPNVSYICSRYYRAPELIFGATDYTSNIDIWSAGCVLAELLLGQPIFPGDSGVDQLVEIIKVLGTPTREQIREMNPNYTEFKFPQIKAHPWTKVFKPRTPPEAIVLCSRLLEYTPVRRLSPLEACAHAFFDELRQPGARLPSGRELPQLFNFSPVELSIQPQLNSTLIPPHVRAQAAPTSHEGSVTDSPAPPSSAPGPLSNST; encoded by the exons ATGAGCGGCAGCGGGCGGCCCAGGACCAGCTCGTTCGCCGAGCCACCGGGTGCTCCCGGACCCGCCGCAGCCGCTGCCGGATCGGCCGCTGCGGGGGGGAGCGCTGCAGGGAAGTCCGGGGCTACGCAGGCCTCGGGGGGCAGCTCGTCCGGGTTCGGAAACTTGAAGCTAAGCA GAGACAGCGGGAAGGTGACGACAGTGGTGGCCACGCCGGGACAGGGTCCGGACCGCCCGCAGGAAGTGTCCTACACAGATATCAAGGTGATCGGGAATGGTTCGTTCGGCGTGGTCTACCAGGCGCGGCTCATCGACAGCCAAGAGATGGTCGCCATCAAGAAGGTGCTGCAGGACAAGAGATTCAAG AACCGCGAGCTGCAGATCATGCGCAAGCTGGATCACTGCAACATCGTCAGGCTGCGTTACTTTTTCTACTCCAGCGGCGAGAAG aAAGATGAGGTATATCTCAACCTGGTGTTGGACTATGTCCCAGAGACGGTGTACAGGGTGGCTCGGCACTTCAACAAGGCCAAGACCACCATCCCTGTAATCTATGTGAAG GTGTATATGTACCAGCTGTTTCGCAGCCTGGCCTATATCCATTCCCAGGGTGTCTGTCACAGAGACATCAAGCCCCAGAACCTGCTGGTGGACCCTGAGACTGCCATCCTCAAGCTGTGCGACTTCGGGAG CGCGAAGCAGCTGGTGCGGGGCGAGCCCAACGTGTCCTACATCTGCTCCCGCTACTACCGCGCCCCCGAGCTCATCTTCGGGGCCACCGACTACACCTCCAACATCGACATCTGGTCGGCGGGCTGCGTGCTGGCCGAGCTGCTGCTGGGACAGCCCATCTTCCCTGGGGACAGCGGGGTGGACCAGCTGGTGGAGATCATCAAG GTTTTGGGGACCCCGACGAGGGAACAGATCCGAGAGATGAACCCCAACTACACAGAGTTCAAATTCCCACAGATCAAAGCACATCCCTGGACAAAG GTGTTCAAGCCTCGCACCCCCCCTGAGGCCATCGTGCTGTGCTCCCGGCTGCTGGAGTACACGCCCGTCAGGCGGCTCTCTCCGCTGGAGGCCTGCGCCCACGCCTTCTTCGACGAGCTCCGCCAACCCGGCGCCCGCCTGCCCAGCGGCCGAGAGCTGCCCCAGCTCTTCAACTTCAGCCCCGTGG agCTGTCCATCCAGCCCCAGTTGAACTCCACACTCATTCCTCCTCACGTCCGTGCACAAGCGGCGCCCACCTCGCATG agggcagtgtgactgACAGCCCGGCCCCGCCCAGCTCAGCACCCGGACCTCTCAGCAACAgcacctga
- the LOC118769110 gene encoding zinc finger protein 574-like, with translation MDSGSSLYMCFPCYQLFSSLEEVLSHQLTCHPDDAGEEAAPAAPPGHQAESVALYQCTSAQPSSDLPSPSSDQPRQKCTQSLAPQNHLSPTKPGGVQVRGQPCVSPQQQNPAQGNQKQTSPSAAPLIRYQCGDCGSLFESLARWQRHRKLGQCAAPGSELDGDGEGPERACLAEGEVKIEQPPEEGGETQVGGETEERMVVEGTGEREGVVSQDHSYLPCAGKREDRVEEGTAGPVGGGNGVGQSSASAGMLQEGGGEISLVANAGGVHFGSETKLTDSQNAQASAAEQIPETSESAAPVATPTVSDQNFLCVCCGSGFSSEPALVAHRRTRHGLEEALHSCPVCGETFMSTTLFLYHRRQHREKEGAAGQGSRPGQNLTNPKRVVSLPLSSAASSVGVKRKISSGPSPLQKGQLAAAGGEEKAEIAKETGESQDEGTSAVQWAAPPDPDTLTPGPGGGEGGPQRRQAPAPASHACPHCGRAFKRRCHLLTHVYSHTGGKRYSCDTCDKAFSYKSNLARHRHTHACAKPYSCERCGKTFTQSGTLKQHWLIHARADALGQAGHPGADGKGAGFQLPHPCPDCPSSFKTRTQLLMHRHVHTGQYPFSCAVCGQSFLRRKLLHLHSLKHQGKEPNTCPRCSAQFVSQSLLDSHLQRCVGKAGRGRGRSVGQLECEICGHRCVTQEGLDLHRLSHSGQTPLRCPLAPCRRRFATAAALEEHVLAHCRSPADPDAGGPAPKPRPFHCKHCGKDFTTASSLSVHLRIHTGERPYQCTQCGKRFRQIPHLRDHERLHSGARPFSCSVCGKSFVLAARLAEHARTHSGDKPYACPLCPRAFRSLSNLGKHRKTHGKGPPGKGPSGKEPGAEGEAAVRTILLVQATPASLEGDTQPAVGTLSLASAPSSSSSSSQLVLLHPSMSVGEGQEAEMVPFVQHAFQVIVEETV, from the exons ATGGACAGCGGCTCCTCGCTGTACATGTGCTTCCCCTGCTACCAGCTCTTCAGCTCCCTGGAGGAGGTGCTCTCCCATCAGCTGACCTGCCATCCGGACGACGCCGGGGAGGAGGCTGCCCCAGCGGCGCCCCCTGGCCACCAGGCTGAG TCAGTGGCGTTGTACCAGTGCACCAGTGCTCAGCCCAGCTctgacctcccctccccctcctcagaCCAGCCCCGACAGAAGTGCACACAGTCGTTGGCCCCACAGAACCACCTCTCCCCCACAAAACCCGGAGGAGTACAGGTTCGGGGTCAGCCCTGCGTCAGCCCCCAGCAGCAGAACCCAGCCCAGGGGAACCAGAAGCAGACCTCCCCGAGCGCCGCGCCCCTGATCCGGTACCAGTGCGGGGACTGCGGGTCGCTGTTTGAGTCCCTGGCCCGATGGCAGCGGCACCGCAAGCTGGGCCAGTGTGCCGCGCCCGGGTCGGAACTGGACGGGGATGGAGAGGGGCCGGAGCGGGCCTGCCTCGCCGAGGGGGAGGTGAAAATCGAGCAGCCTccggaggagggaggggagacgCAGGTCGGAGGAGAGACGGAGGAACGGATGGTGGTGGAAGGg actggggagagggaaggagtggTCAGCCAGGATCACTCCTACCTTCCCTGCGCTGGAAAGAGGGAGgacagggtggaggaggggacAGCCGGACCAGTGGGGGGCGGGAATGGTGTGGGGCAGAGTTCTGCTTCTGCTGGTATGCTCCAGGAGGGGGGCGGTGAGATTTCCCTTGTTGCAAATGCAGGAGGTGTCCATTTTGGTTCAGAAACCAAGCTGACGGACTCTCAGAACGCCCAAGCCAGCGCCGCTGAACAAATTCCAGAGACAAGCGAGTCTGCGGCCCCCGTCGCCACGCCCACCGTGTCGGATCAGAACTTCCTGTGCGTGTGCTGCGGGTCGGGTTTCAGCTCGGAGCCGGCGCTGGTGGCGCACCGCAGGACCCGCCACGGCCTGGAGGAGGCGTTGCACTCGTGTCCCGTGTGCGGGGAGACCTTCATGAGCACCACCCTCTTCCTCTATCACCGCAGGCAGCACCGGGAGAAGGAGGGGGCGGCGGGGCAGGGGTCCAGGCCGGGGCAGAATTTGACAAACCCCAAGAGGGTAGTGAGCCTCCCCCTGTCCTCCGCTGCGTCCTCTGTGGGGGTGAAGAGGAAGATCAGCTCAGGACCCAGCCCTTTACAAAAGGGACAGTTAG CAGCTGCAGGCGGGGAGGAAAAGGCGGAAATCGCCAAGGAGACGGGCGAGAGCCAGGATGAGGGCACCTCGGCGGTGCAGTGGGCCGCCCCACCCGACCCCGACACCCTGACCCCCGGGCCCGGCGGCGGAGAGGGGGGCCCGCAGCGGCGGCAGGCACCGGCGCCGGCGTCCCACGCGTGCCCGCACTGCGGCAGGGCCTTCAAGCGGCGCTGCCACCTGCTGACGCACGTCTACAGCCACACGGGCGGCAAGCGCTACAGCTGCGACACCTGCGACAAGGCCTTCTCCTACAAGAGCAACCTGGCGCGCCACCGCCACACGCACGCCTGCGCCAAGCCCTACTCCTGCGAGCGCTGCGGCAAGACCTTCACCCAGTCCGGCACGCTCAAGCAGCACTGGCTCATCCACGCCAGGGCCGACGCCCTCGGCCAGGCCGGCCACCCGGGGGCCGAtgggaagggggcggggtttCAGCTGCCGCACCCCTGCCCCGACTGCCCCTCCAGCTTCAAGACGCGCACCCAGCTGCTGATGCACAG gCACGTTCACACCGGCCAATACCCTTTCTCCTGCGCTGTCTGCGGTCAGTCCTTCCTACGCAGGAAACTGCTGCACCTCCACTCTCTCAAGCaccaag GGAAGGAGCCCAACACGTGCCCCCGCTGCTCCGCCCAGTTCGTCAGCCAGTCGCTGCTGGACAGCCACCTGCAGCGATGCGTGGGGAaggcggggcgggggcggggccggagCGTGGGCCAGCTGGAGTGTGAGATCTGCGGGCACCGCTGCGTGACGCAGGAGGGCCTGGACCTGCACCGGCTGTCCCACTCGGGCCAGACCCCGCTGCGCTGCCCCCTGGCCCCCTGCAGGCGCCGCTTTGCCACCGCCGCCGCCCTGGAGGAGCACGTCCTCGCCCACTGCCGGTCCCCCGCCGACCCCGACGCCGGTGGGCCCGCCCCCAAGCCCCGCCCCTTCCACTGCAAGCACTGCGGGAAGGACTTCACCACCGCCTCCTCGCTCAGCGTCCACCTGCGGATACACACCGGGGAGAGGCCGTACCAG TGCACTCAGTGCGGGAAGCGCTTCCGGCAGATCCCCCACCTGCGTGACCACGAGCGTCTGCACAGCGGGGCACGGCCCTTCAGCTGCTCGGTGTGCGGGAAGAGCTTCGTGCTGGCGGCCCGGCTGGCGGAGCACGCCCGCACCCACAGCGGGGACAAGCCGTACGCCTGCCCCCTCTGCCCCCGCGCCTTCCGCTCCCTCTCCAACCTGGGCAAGCACCGCAAGACCCACGGCAAGGGGCCCCCCGGGAAGGGCCCCTCGGGCAAGGAGCCCGGCGCCGAGGGCGAGGCCGCCGTGCGCACCATCCTGCTGGTCCAGGCCACACCCGCCTCGCTGGAGGGCGACACCCAGCCCGCCGTGGGGACCCTGTCCCTCGCCTCTGCCCCCTCGTCTTCCTCGTCTTCCTCGCAGCTGGTCCTCCTGCACCCGTCCATGTCGGTGGGAGAGGGCCAGGAGGCGGAGATGGTGCCCTTCGTACAGCACGCCTTCCAGGTCATCGTGGAGGAGACCGTTTGA